One window of Papaver somniferum cultivar HN1 chromosome 9, ASM357369v1, whole genome shotgun sequence genomic DNA carries:
- the LOC113312456 gene encoding uncharacterized protein LOC113312456, whose translation MAKYTTTEDVVMTKAWISITLDGVVGVDQKSNQFWERVFNAYVSSFGNKNHRTVHKLQNRFGPMEKDVKVFVGILRNMHRNNGSRCNIEDIERTARLEYRRIKGGKPFKHEEVYRLFKDQVPGFNLEEFDPTQNQESESGDPRWYEEDGPRRLSGKRAQQREASEISAINDGIDRILKHFSEENAKKMARLDTQEGYLLTIAETNKKSVDLALEKHELD comes from the exons ATGGCAAAATACACTACAACTGAAGATGTTGTAATGACCAAAGCTTGGATAAGCATTACACTTGATGGTGTTGTCGGAGTTGatcaaaaatcaaatcagttttggGAGAGGGTATTCAATGCTTATGTAAGCAGTTTTGGGAACAAGAATCATAGGACTGTTCATAAATTGCAAAATAGATTTGGTCCAATGGAAAAAGATGTCAAAGTTTTTGTTGGTATTTTAAGAAATATGCATAGAAACAATGGAAGCAGATgcaatattgaggatatc GAGAGAACTGCTAGATTAGAATATCGTAGGATTAAAGGTGGAAAACCTTTTAAACATGAAGAGGTGTACCGACTTTTCAAAGACCAAGTTCCCGGTTTCAATCTTGAAGAATttgatcctacccaaaatcaagaATCGGAATC GGGCGACCCAAGATGGTACGAAGAGGATGGCCCTCGTCGACTATCGGGGAAAAGGGCTCAACAAAGGGAAGCTTCAGAGATATCGGCTATCAACGACGGAATCGACCGTATATTGAAACATTTTAGTGAAGAGAATGCAAAGAAGATGGCTAGATTGGATACTCAAGAAGGATATTTACTAACTATTGCAGAGACAAACAAGAAATCTGTAGATTTGGCTTTGGAGAAACATGAACTCGATTGA
- the LOC113310744 gene encoding activating signal cointegrator 1 complex subunit 2 homolog isoform X4 has protein sequence MLSKQIQQTIIKDSSNFTHFKPEFEVLGFIPSRNSVHQSRVIDDEDKKEDEVPLGIDQEEEEKKKEMVISEGFHVYSVGSSNDESSSVLMVEMNNKENFQEPISQIQNVVEKNQEPVGKELDDSFIAEQMKETQEEIYSKDSAKEEVCQVHSLPPSMSQYENVVVKMMNSESSNNIYAESKQDEVFQLKDVVTGDQHLILVVETTQDDFIKSNSISPSQNLVEMSSNWGELSASGSNNKRMSAEIGSTRIVSGYGCARKETMSSIDLGKKRAGICSENIRQPRRRFTEANSKKDVLSMFIEARNIFCQKKLDGNKRSYSREEMEALRFENSYQQRQIWREIYTGLGPVVAKQLNQLSDARQNGKAMTDQQQQQQHYHPQLHHQHPRQHQQHHRYPLQPLQHHQYSQQQQHYHPQPHHQHPRQYQEHQRYPLQSLQHHQYSQQQQQQHHQHPKKPPQHHHHHNHDQHQLAGVHRENTSILGAGTATARPVHLRINMKNTRTRCIIVACVSRLSLTRLC, from the coding sequence ATGTTGTCTAAACAAATCCAACAAACCATTATTAAGGATTCTTCTAATTTTACCCATTTCAAACCAGAATTCGAAGTCTTGGGTTTTATTCCTTCACGCAACTCTGTGCATCAAAGCCGTGTAATTGATGATGAggataagaaagaagatgaagttcCTCTAGGAAttgatcaagaagaagaagaaaaaaagaaagaaatggtCATTTCTGAGGGTTTTCATGTTTATTCTGTTGGCTCTTCTAATGATGAATCTTCTTCTGTTTTAATGGTGGAAATGAACaacaaagaaaattttcaagAACCCATTTCTCAGATACAAAATGTTGTCGAGAAGAATCAAGAACCAGTCGGCAAAGAATTGGATGATTCATTCATTGCAGAACAAATGAAAGAAACCCAAGAAGAGATTTATTCTAAAGATTCAGCAAAAGAGGAGGTATGTCAAGTTCATTCTTTACCCCCATCCATGTCTCAATATGAAAATGTTGTAGTTAAGATGATGAATTCAGAAAGTAGTAACAACATTTATGCAGAAAGTAAGCAAGATGAGGTCTTTCAATTGAAAGATGTAGTTACTGGTGATCAACACCTCATTCTTGTAGTAGAGACAACACAAGATGATTTTATCAAGTCTAATTCAATTTCTCCATCTCAAAATCTTGTTGAGATGAGTAGTAATTGGGGAGAATTGTCAGCCTCAGGTAGTAATAATAAAAGAATGTCTGCGGAAATCGGAAGTACTCGCATTGTTAGTGGATATGGCTGTGCAAGGAAAGAAACCATGAGTTCCATTGATTTGGGTAAGAAAAGGGCTGGAATTTGCTCTGAGAACATAAGGCAACCCAGGAGAAGATTTACGGAAGCAAACTCGAAGAAAGATGTGTTGAGCATGTTTATTGAAGCTAGAAATATCTTCTGTCAGAAGAAATTGGACGGAAATAAGCGAAGTTATTCGAGGGAAGAAATGGAAGCACTGAGGTTTGAAAATTCATATCAGCAGCGTCAGATATGGCGAGAGATATACACTGGGTTGGGTCCTGTTGTGGCCAAACAACTTAATCAATTGTCAGATGCTAGGCAGAATGGTAAGGCCATGACTgaccaacaacagcagcagcaacattacCATCCCCAGCTGCATCACCAACACCCACGACAACATCAGCAACATCACCGATACCCACTGCAACCACTGCAAcatcaccaatactcacagcagcagcaacattacCATCCCCAGCCGCATCACCAACACCCACGACAATATCAGGAACATCAACGATACCCACTGCAATCACTGCAAcatcaccaatactcacagcagcagcagcagcaacaccaccaACACCCAAAGAAACCTCCGCAGCATCACCATCACCATAACCATGATCAACACCAACTAGCTGGGGTGCACAGAGAGAATACCTCAATTCTAG
- the LOC113310744 gene encoding activating signal cointegrator 1 complex subunit 2 homolog isoform X5, translating into MLSKQIQQTIIKDSSNFTHFKPEFEVLGFIPSRNSVHQSRVIDDEDKKEDEVPLGIDQEEEEKKKEMVISEGFHVYSVGSSNDESSSVLMVEMNNKENFQEPISQIQNVVEKNQEPVGKELDDSFIAEQMKETQEEIYSKDSAKEEVCQVHSLPPSMSQYENVVVKMMNSESSNNIYAESKQDEVFQLKDVVTGDQHLILVVETTQDDFIKSNSISPSQNLVEMSSNWGELSASGSNNKRMSAEIGSTRIVSGYGCARKETMSSIDLGKKRAGICSENIRQPRRRFTEANSKKDVLSMFIEARNIFCQKKLDGNKRSYSREEMEALRFENSYQQRQIWREIYTGLGPVVAKQLNQLSDARQNGKAMTDQQQQQQHYHPQLHHQHPRQHQQHHRYPLQPLQHHQYSQQQQHYHPQPHHQHPRQYQEHQRYPLQSLQHHQYSQQQQQQHHQHPKKPPQHHHHHNHDQHQLAGVHRENTSILGAGTATARPVHLRINMKNTRTSAKC; encoded by the coding sequence ATGTTGTCTAAACAAATCCAACAAACCATTATTAAGGATTCTTCTAATTTTACCCATTTCAAACCAGAATTCGAAGTCTTGGGTTTTATTCCTTCACGCAACTCTGTGCATCAAAGCCGTGTAATTGATGATGAggataagaaagaagatgaagttcCTCTAGGAAttgatcaagaagaagaagaaaaaaagaaagaaatggtCATTTCTGAGGGTTTTCATGTTTATTCTGTTGGCTCTTCTAATGATGAATCTTCTTCTGTTTTAATGGTGGAAATGAACaacaaagaaaattttcaagAACCCATTTCTCAGATACAAAATGTTGTCGAGAAGAATCAAGAACCAGTCGGCAAAGAATTGGATGATTCATTCATTGCAGAACAAATGAAAGAAACCCAAGAAGAGATTTATTCTAAAGATTCAGCAAAAGAGGAGGTATGTCAAGTTCATTCTTTACCCCCATCCATGTCTCAATATGAAAATGTTGTAGTTAAGATGATGAATTCAGAAAGTAGTAACAACATTTATGCAGAAAGTAAGCAAGATGAGGTCTTTCAATTGAAAGATGTAGTTACTGGTGATCAACACCTCATTCTTGTAGTAGAGACAACACAAGATGATTTTATCAAGTCTAATTCAATTTCTCCATCTCAAAATCTTGTTGAGATGAGTAGTAATTGGGGAGAATTGTCAGCCTCAGGTAGTAATAATAAAAGAATGTCTGCGGAAATCGGAAGTACTCGCATTGTTAGTGGATATGGCTGTGCAAGGAAAGAAACCATGAGTTCCATTGATTTGGGTAAGAAAAGGGCTGGAATTTGCTCTGAGAACATAAGGCAACCCAGGAGAAGATTTACGGAAGCAAACTCGAAGAAAGATGTGTTGAGCATGTTTATTGAAGCTAGAAATATCTTCTGTCAGAAGAAATTGGACGGAAATAAGCGAAGTTATTCGAGGGAAGAAATGGAAGCACTGAGGTTTGAAAATTCATATCAGCAGCGTCAGATATGGCGAGAGATATACACTGGGTTGGGTCCTGTTGTGGCCAAACAACTTAATCAATTGTCAGATGCTAGGCAGAATGGTAAGGCCATGACTgaccaacaacagcagcagcaacattacCATCCCCAGCTGCATCACCAACACCCACGACAACATCAGCAACATCACCGATACCCACTGCAACCACTGCAAcatcaccaatactcacagcagcagcaacattacCATCCCCAGCCGCATCACCAACACCCACGACAATATCAGGAACATCAACGATACCCACTGCAATCACTGCAAcatcaccaatactcacagcagcagcagcagcaacaccaccaACACCCAAAGAAACCTCCGCAGCATCACCATCACCATAACCATGATCAACACCAACTAGCTGGGGTGCACAGAGAGAATACCTCAATTCTAG
- the LOC113310744 gene encoding activating signal cointegrator 1 complex subunit 2 homolog isoform X3 produces the protein MLSKQIQQTIIKDSSNFTHFKPEFEVLGFIPSRNSVHQSRVIDDEDKKEDEVPLGIDQEEEEKKKEMVISEGFHVYSVGSSNDESSSVLMVEMNNKENFQEPISQIQNVVEKNQEPVGKELDDSFIAEQMKETQEEIYSKDSAKEEVCQVHSLPPSMSQYENVVVKMMNSESSNNIYAESKQDEVFQLKDVVTGDQHLILVVETTQDDFIKSNSISPSQNLVEMSSNWGELSASGSNNKRMSAEIGSTRIVSGYGCARKETMSSIDLGKKRAGICSENIRQPRRRFTEANSKKDVLSMFIEARNIFCQKKLDGNKRSYSREEMEALRFENSYQQRQIWREIYTGLGPVVAKQLNQLSDARQNGKAMTDQQQQQQHYHPQLHHQHPRQHQQHHRYPLQPLQHHQYSQQQQHYHPQPHHQHPRQYQEHQRYPLQSLQHHQYSQQQQQQHHQHPKKPPQHHHHHNHDQHQLAGVHRENTSILGAGTATARPVHLRINMKNTRTRYGLRTPSVLHSSAHLGGYS, from the coding sequence ATGTTGTCTAAACAAATCCAACAAACCATTATTAAGGATTCTTCTAATTTTACCCATTTCAAACCAGAATTCGAAGTCTTGGGTTTTATTCCTTCACGCAACTCTGTGCATCAAAGCCGTGTAATTGATGATGAggataagaaagaagatgaagttcCTCTAGGAAttgatcaagaagaagaagaaaaaaagaaagaaatggtCATTTCTGAGGGTTTTCATGTTTATTCTGTTGGCTCTTCTAATGATGAATCTTCTTCTGTTTTAATGGTGGAAATGAACaacaaagaaaattttcaagAACCCATTTCTCAGATACAAAATGTTGTCGAGAAGAATCAAGAACCAGTCGGCAAAGAATTGGATGATTCATTCATTGCAGAACAAATGAAAGAAACCCAAGAAGAGATTTATTCTAAAGATTCAGCAAAAGAGGAGGTATGTCAAGTTCATTCTTTACCCCCATCCATGTCTCAATATGAAAATGTTGTAGTTAAGATGATGAATTCAGAAAGTAGTAACAACATTTATGCAGAAAGTAAGCAAGATGAGGTCTTTCAATTGAAAGATGTAGTTACTGGTGATCAACACCTCATTCTTGTAGTAGAGACAACACAAGATGATTTTATCAAGTCTAATTCAATTTCTCCATCTCAAAATCTTGTTGAGATGAGTAGTAATTGGGGAGAATTGTCAGCCTCAGGTAGTAATAATAAAAGAATGTCTGCGGAAATCGGAAGTACTCGCATTGTTAGTGGATATGGCTGTGCAAGGAAAGAAACCATGAGTTCCATTGATTTGGGTAAGAAAAGGGCTGGAATTTGCTCTGAGAACATAAGGCAACCCAGGAGAAGATTTACGGAAGCAAACTCGAAGAAAGATGTGTTGAGCATGTTTATTGAAGCTAGAAATATCTTCTGTCAGAAGAAATTGGACGGAAATAAGCGAAGTTATTCGAGGGAAGAAATGGAAGCACTGAGGTTTGAAAATTCATATCAGCAGCGTCAGATATGGCGAGAGATATACACTGGGTTGGGTCCTGTTGTGGCCAAACAACTTAATCAATTGTCAGATGCTAGGCAGAATGGTAAGGCCATGACTgaccaacaacagcagcagcaacattacCATCCCCAGCTGCATCACCAACACCCACGACAACATCAGCAACATCACCGATACCCACTGCAACCACTGCAAcatcaccaatactcacagcagcagcaacattacCATCCCCAGCCGCATCACCAACACCCACGACAATATCAGGAACATCAACGATACCCACTGCAATCACTGCAAcatcaccaatactcacagcagcagcagcagcaacaccaccaACACCCAAAGAAACCTCCGCAGCATCACCATCACCATAACCATGATCAACACCAACTAGCTGGGGTGCACAGAGAGAATACCTCAATTCTAG